A single window of Deltaproteobacteria bacterium DNA harbors:
- the lpxC gene encoding UDP-3-O-[3-hydroxymyristoyl] N-acetylglucosamine deacetylase, with translation METVATVLVVDDEAEIRASVRGVLADEGLRVLEAEDGRQALEVIEHEHPELVLLDIWMPEMDGIQLLERLRAEPFSPEVVMISGHGNIETAVKATKLGAFDFIEKPFSLEGLLRVVNRALDHRAAAHAATASPDLQPVNGATLQGALLRSGTAQRTLRRGVVASGQGLHTGTKTGLILQPMPPGSGIVFGTVSSDETVPAFLDYVDSTGYATTLHRGEITVKTVEHLLASLHAYGITNLLIKIQGEVPAMDGSAREFCQLIESAGTEEQGASIEPIEIDRRIAVGDPHGDGEAIWIDPADTFGVSYTLVYPHPVGTQEHTYRAGDPAIFREQIAPARTFAFLKDMKALAAMGLARGGRLDNCILIDEEKVVNTTLRFPNEFARHKILDVMGDLYLLGRPLRGFVTARRTGHSDNIALLQAIRESL, from the coding sequence ATGGAAACGGTGGCGACGGTGCTGGTGGTCGACGACGAAGCGGAGATCCGGGCGTCGGTGCGAGGGGTACTGGCTGATGAAGGGTTGCGCGTGCTGGAAGCGGAAGATGGCCGCCAAGCCCTAGAGGTGATCGAACATGAACACCCCGAGCTGGTGCTGCTCGACATCTGGATGCCAGAGATGGACGGCATTCAACTCCTCGAACGGCTGCGCGCGGAGCCGTTCTCGCCCGAAGTCGTGATGATATCCGGGCACGGTAACATCGAGACGGCGGTGAAGGCGACCAAGCTTGGGGCCTTCGACTTCATTGAGAAGCCGTTCTCACTGGAAGGACTGCTGCGCGTGGTCAACCGCGCGCTCGACCATCGCGCAGCGGCGCACGCGGCGACCGCGAGCCCCGACCTGCAGCCGGTCAATGGCGCGACTCTTCAGGGGGCACTGCTGCGTAGTGGTACCGCCCAACGCACGCTGCGTCGCGGCGTAGTAGCCAGCGGGCAGGGGTTGCACACCGGTACCAAAACCGGACTGATCCTCCAGCCGATGCCTCCAGGCAGCGGCATTGTCTTCGGCACAGTGTCGTCGGATGAAACCGTGCCGGCGTTTCTCGACTATGTCGACTCGACCGGCTATGCGACGACGTTGCATCGCGGCGAGATCACCGTGAAGACGGTCGAGCACTTGCTCGCTTCGCTGCACGCGTACGGGATCACCAATCTCCTGATCAAGATTCAGGGCGAAGTGCCGGCGATGGACGGTTCGGCGCGTGAGTTCTGCCAGCTCATCGAGAGCGCCGGCACCGAAGAGCAGGGCGCCAGCATCGAACCGATTGAAATCGATCGTCGCATCGCGGTGGGTGATCCCCACGGTGACGGCGAGGCGATCTGGATCGATCCTGCGGACACCTTCGGCGTGTCGTACACGCTGGTCTATCCGCATCCAGTCGGTACGCAGGAGCACACCTATCGGGCCGGCGATCCGGCGATATTCCGCGAGCAGATCGCCCCCGCACGGACGTTTGCGTTTCTCAAGGACATGAAGGCGCTTGCCGCGATGGGGCTGGCGCGCGGCGGGCGACTCGACAACTGCATCCTCATCGACGAGGAGAAGGTGGTGAACACCACGCTGCGCTTTCCCAACGAGTTTGCGCGCCACAAAATCCTCGATGTGATGGGCGATCTCTATTTGCTCGGGCGCCCGCTGCGTGGCTTCGTCACCGCGCGGCGCACAGGGCACTCGGACAACATCGCGCTACTGCAAGCGATCCGTGAGTCTCTCTAG
- a CDS encoding MBL fold metallo-hydrolase, giving the protein MISNSAADSDRTFGRVTVLVGDKNGKYPHGNSILVRGRDTSLLIDPSLTVAQRADQLRGAADLVVLSHVHEDHVAGVFAFPDAPIYAHRADASGLRSMDGLMEIYGYGEPLTAGMRDYVTQTFHYTPRPDTLDYDDGAEFDLGGTRVRAVHLPGHTRGHNALLIEPEGVLFLGDIDLTGFGPYYGDAWSDLNDFERSLVRLPEIDARIWVSFHHVGIIEDRDVFTTKLAAFAAKIPAREQAILDFLAESRSLNELVAHRFLYPPHAHAPFIDAVEQRTIAQHLTRLIANGAVIAGDGGRFLRRD; this is encoded by the coding sequence GCTGGTGGGTGACAAGAACGGGAAGTATCCGCACGGCAACTCTATCCTGGTACGCGGGCGCGATACCTCCCTGCTAATTGATCCATCGCTCACAGTCGCGCAGCGGGCTGATCAGTTGCGCGGCGCGGCGGATCTCGTCGTGTTGAGTCATGTGCACGAAGACCACGTCGCTGGCGTCTTCGCCTTTCCCGACGCGCCAATCTACGCGCATCGTGCCGATGCGTCCGGCCTGCGCAGCATGGATGGTCTGATGGAAATCTACGGCTACGGTGAGCCGCTCACCGCCGGCATGCGCGACTACGTTACCCAGACATTCCACTACACGCCGCGCCCCGACACGCTCGACTACGACGACGGCGCCGAGTTCGATTTGGGCGGTACGCGTGTGCGCGCCGTTCATCTGCCGGGGCACACGCGCGGTCACAACGCTTTGCTGATCGAGCCGGAGGGAGTGCTGTTCCTTGGTGATATCGATCTGACCGGCTTCGGTCCGTACTACGGCGATGCTTGGTCGGATCTGAACGACTTCGAGCGATCGCTGGTGCGCCTGCCCGAGATCGATGCCCGCATCTGGGTGTCGTTCCATCACGTCGGCATCATCGAGGATCGGGACGTGTTCACCACCAAGCTCGCCGCGTTCGCCGCCAAGATTCCCGCACGGGAGCAGGCCATCCTCGATTTTCTTGCTGAATCTCGCAGCCTGAACGAACTCGTGGCGCATCGCTTTCTCTATCCGCCGCACGCGCACGCGCCATTCATTGACGCCGTCGAGCAGCGCACGATTGCCCAACACCTGACGCGACTGATCGCCAATGGCGCAGTCATCGCAGGCGATGGCGGCCGATTTTTGCGGCGTGACTAG
- a CDS encoding D-alanyl-D-alanine carboxypeptidase, with the protein MRGGGRSAILVGLVLSNSIAFPIIAHARSASVTATAAILIDRQSGQILWQRNIDLPLPPASTTKIVTALLALQSGRLDDSFVVSANAAQAAPSKISVRPGWRLRLRDLLYAILLNSANDASVVAAEGLGGSVDGFAGQMNTAVRTLGATHSHFVNPNGLPAANHYSTVHDLTTVFNAGLRWSLFRQVLETKRIVITPTAGSTRPIALHSHNRLLMSDYEIHVIGKTGWTIAAKKCFVGVASSGDRELLVAVLGSRDLWGDVKRLIDSGFRTETGGPTLVSNDVDWQLAAEDPVPQAAGDADEPAQVEPPRAVTYDIRVASFRGTDSATRLRSSLTKSGYHATVGRTGAGKKLRYHVTVGSYQTLKQAQDIARKLSRTHRVKPVVLKSSI; encoded by the coding sequence ATGAGGGGCGGAGGGCGGAGCGCGATACTGGTCGGCTTGGTGCTATCGAACAGCATCGCATTCCCGATCATTGCGCACGCACGCAGCGCCTCGGTCACGGCGACTGCCGCGATTCTCATCGACCGTCAATCTGGGCAGATCCTGTGGCAACGCAACATCGACCTGCCGCTGCCGCCGGCAAGCACGACCAAGATCGTCACCGCGCTGCTCGCCCTCCAGAGTGGGCGGCTCGATGATTCCTTTGTCGTCAGCGCCAACGCCGCGCAGGCGGCGCCCTCGAAGATCAGCGTCCGTCCGGGGTGGCGGTTGCGCTTGCGCGATTTGCTCTATGCGATCCTGTTGAACTCCGCCAACGACGCCAGCGTCGTCGCCGCCGAAGGTCTCGGCGGCTCGGTCGATGGCTTCGCCGGGCAAATGAATACGGCGGTGCGCACCCTTGGTGCCACGCACTCACACTTCGTCAACCCGAATGGCCTACCGGCCGCCAATCACTATTCCACCGTGCACGACCTCACCACGGTCTTCAACGCCGGCTTGCGCTGGTCGCTCTTCCGGCAAGTGCTGGAGACCAAGCGCATCGTCATCACGCCGACCGCCGGGAGCACGCGCCCGATTGCGCTCCACAGCCACAACCGCCTGCTCATGTCTGACTACGAGATTCACGTGATCGGCAAGACCGGGTGGACGATTGCCGCCAAGAAGTGCTTCGTCGGCGTGGCCTCATCAGGCGACCGCGAGCTTCTGGTCGCCGTCTTGGGCTCGCGCGATTTGTGGGGCGACGTGAAGCGGTTGATCGACAGCGGCTTCCGCACCGAGACCGGCGGGCCGACGTTGGTCAGCAACGATGTCGACTGGCAACTGGCCGCCGAGGATCCCGTTCCGCAGGCGGCGGGCGATGCCGACGAACCGGCGCAGGTTGAGCCGCCCCGGGCCGTGACCTACGACATCCGCGTCGCGTCATTTCGAGGTACGGATAGCGCGACCCGCCTGCGCAGCTCGTTGACCAAGTCCGGCTATCACGCCACCGTGGGGCGCACTGGGGCGGGAAAGAAGTTGCGCTACCACGTGACGGTCGGCAGTTACCAGACCCTCAAGCAGGCGCAAGACATTGCTCGCAAACTCTCCCGCACGCACCGCGTGAAGCCGGTGGTGCTGAAGTCCTCAATCTAG
- a CDS encoding flippase-like domain-containing protein — MNGQLAEAQPVSTPPASAATTKAHRRWLPLAIVLGIGAFAVMFSFTDIREMQRVIARADPWLLLVPVVFTILSYLVMALSYHGIAEASDAQVPFGEMLKVTFVANTANYLVSSGGLSGFALRLYFFSRRGIASDTAVVISLVQTFLTNVTLLAFVLFGFAYLVAAQTLHGWALITTVVLLVFFSAAAVVALLLLFHRRVRRRTLFVLANTANWLLHRFVPHRKPGRMRIWRFQRNLNRGIEFMLARKSQMAAPAVYIFVDWIVTLGILYGAFLALHYPIPFTYVVVSFAVGTILALVSFIPGGLGIMEGSMAAIFANLGVPLETAVVAVLIFRVAYYVLPLIVSLFFFHGMFLQGAHIRPDLRNVDFNG; from the coding sequence GTGAACGGTCAACTCGCAGAGGCGCAGCCGGTGTCCACCCCACCCGCGTCCGCCGCCACCACCAAAGCGCACCGGCGCTGGCTCCCTCTCGCGATCGTGCTCGGCATTGGGGCTTTCGCGGTGATGTTCTCCTTCACCGACATCCGCGAGATGCAGCGCGTGATCGCGCGTGCCGATCCGTGGCTCCTGCTTGTGCCTGTCGTGTTCACTATTCTGAGCTACTTGGTCATGGCGCTCTCGTATCACGGCATTGCCGAAGCCTCAGATGCCCAGGTCCCGTTCGGCGAGATGTTGAAGGTGACCTTCGTAGCGAATACGGCGAACTACTTAGTCTCGAGCGGCGGGCTGAGCGGCTTCGCGTTGCGGCTCTACTTCTTTAGCCGGCGGGGTATTGCGTCCGATACCGCAGTCGTGATCTCGCTGGTGCAGACGTTTTTAACCAACGTCACCCTGCTCGCGTTCGTCCTGTTCGGTTTCGCCTATCTCGTCGCGGCGCAGACGCTGCACGGCTGGGCACTGATCACCACGGTGGTGCTCTTGGTGTTCTTTAGCGCCGCCGCCGTCGTCGCCCTGCTGCTGCTCTTTCACCGCCGGGTGCGGCGCCGCACGCTTTTCGTGCTGGCTAACACCGCCAACTGGCTGCTGCATCGCTTCGTCCCGCACCGCAAGCCGGGGCGGATGCGTATCTGGCGATTTCAACGCAACCTCAATCGCGGCATCGAATTCATGCTAGCGCGCAAGTCACAGATGGCCGCACCCGCGGTCTATATCTTCGTCGATTGGATCGTCACCTTGGGCATCCTCTACGGCGCCTTTCTCGCCTTGCACTATCCCATCCCCTTCACCTACGTCGTTGTGAGCTTCGCCGTGGGCACGATCTTGGCGCTGGTGTCCTTCATCCCTGGGGGGCTCGGCATCATGGAAGGCTCAATGGCTGCGATTTTTGCGAACCTTGGTGTGCCGCTCGAGACCGCGGTGGTCGCGGTGTTGATCTTTCGGGTCGCCTACTACGTCCTGCCACTGATCGTGAGTCTCTTCTTCTTTCACGGGATGTTCCTGCAAGGCGCCCATATCCGCCCCGACCTGCGCAACGTTGATTTCAACGGCTGA
- a CDS encoding PAS domain S-box protein — protein MSRWRSLWRERPDLPPDERRRRRREGIVIAITALVVLVLALFETRLPELSNSSSLSGNIVFFLLINLNLILLILLIFLVTRNLVKLLFERRQRILGSRLRTRLVLAFVSLTLFPTLLLFLVAQGFLTSAIENWFGVRVESSLAGSLDVAQSYYQAAANRSLRAARALAEQTQQRGLWSQTKRAQLHEFLNEKLHELNFAGIEVFDGARTAMAAVTQSEQLGTATLPVPPLDIMDQLFRGEPIARTQRVGKGDLVRGGVPVLDADGQVVGAIVIAEVVPRQISRTAEDISRSFQEYRQLKTMKQPIKNGYTLTLLLITLVVIFSATWFGFYLAKGITVPIQRLAEGTREVAQGNWDYRIAAGGDEEVATLVDSFNRMTGELKTIHSELDARRRYIENILANIAAGVISIGQTGTVTTVNRAVESMLGLRAREVEGRSWQAVFERSDLRKIGEQISQVVEGGEAEVERQLRFGGGDRVVTALVTAAALRDDAGSSLGVMLFFEDVSHLLRVERMEAWREVARRIAHEIKNPLTPIQLSAQRLRKRFATQLGEQHGGIFDECTRTIIRQVEELKKMVNEFSTFARLPAADLSSQDLNEIIEEALVLFREGHREIDFEWMPTAELPTLELDRAAIKRAIVNLLDNAVAACAAVTGERGRIAVSTQYEPRVGLVRLEVADTGTGMSDLTKGRIFEPYFSTKKEGTGLGLAIVSAIVADHQAYIRVRDNAPRGSRFVIEFPTRRRIPLARVGARI, from the coding sequence ATGTCTCGCTGGCGTAGCCTCTGGCGTGAACGACCGGACCTACCGCCCGACGAGCGGCGCCGGCGCCGTCGTGAGGGCATCGTCATCGCTATCACCGCGCTGGTGGTGCTGGTGCTAGCGCTGTTCGAAACTCGATTGCCGGAGTTGAGCAACAGCTCGTCGCTATCGGGAAATATCGTCTTCTTTCTGCTCATCAACCTGAATTTGATCCTACTGATCCTGCTGATCTTCCTGGTCACGCGCAATTTGGTGAAGCTGCTGTTCGAGCGCCGCCAGCGCATCCTCGGTTCGCGGTTGCGCACCCGCTTGGTGCTCGCCTTTGTTAGTCTGACGCTGTTCCCAACGCTGCTTTTGTTCCTCGTCGCACAGGGCTTCCTCACCTCCGCGATCGAGAATTGGTTCGGCGTGCGCGTGGAAAGCTCATTGGCGGGCTCGCTCGATGTCGCGCAGTCGTACTATCAGGCCGCTGCCAATCGGTCGCTGCGCGCCGCGCGCGCGTTGGCCGAGCAGACCCAGCAACGAGGACTATGGAGTCAGACGAAGCGCGCGCAGCTGCACGAGTTTCTCAACGAGAAGCTGCACGAGCTGAATTTCGCCGGCATCGAGGTGTTCGACGGCGCGCGCACTGCGATGGCGGCGGTAACGCAAAGCGAGCAACTCGGCACCGCAACACTTCCCGTGCCGCCGCTCGATATCATGGATCAGCTGTTCAGGGGCGAGCCGATCGCTCGCACACAGCGCGTTGGCAAGGGTGATCTCGTCCGCGGCGGAGTGCCGGTGCTGGATGCCGACGGCCAAGTGGTTGGTGCGATCGTCATTGCCGAAGTGGTGCCGCGACAGATTAGTCGCACCGCCGAGGATATCTCGCGCTCGTTCCAGGAGTATCGACAGCTCAAGACCATGAAGCAGCCGATCAAGAACGGCTATACCCTAACGCTCCTCTTGATCACGCTCGTCGTCATCTTCTCAGCGACCTGGTTCGGATTCTATCTCGCCAAGGGCATCACGGTGCCAATCCAGCGGCTCGCCGAGGGCACGCGCGAAGTGGCGCAAGGGAACTGGGACTATCGCATCGCCGCCGGTGGCGACGAGGAGGTCGCGACGCTCGTCGATTCGTTCAATCGCATGACCGGCGAGTTGAAGACGATTCACTCTGAGCTCGATGCGCGGCGGCGCTACATCGAGAACATCCTCGCCAACATCGCGGCCGGCGTCATCTCCATCGGTCAAACCGGCACCGTGACCACCGTGAACCGCGCGGTGGAGTCGATGCTCGGCTTGCGTGCGCGCGAGGTTGAAGGGCGCTCATGGCAAGCGGTGTTCGAGCGCTCCGATCTGCGCAAGATCGGGGAGCAGATCAGTCAAGTGGTCGAGGGCGGCGAAGCCGAAGTCGAACGCCAGTTGCGTTTCGGCGGGGGCGATCGTGTCGTTACCGCCTTGGTAACGGCGGCGGCGCTGCGCGACGACGCTGGGTCGTCGCTGGGCGTCATGCTGTTCTTCGAGGATGTGAGTCATCTGTTGCGAGTCGAACGCATGGAGGCTTGGCGCGAAGTGGCTCGTCGGATCGCCCACGAGATCAAGAACCCGCTGACGCCGATTCAATTGTCGGCACAGCGCCTACGCAAGCGGTTCGCGACCCAGCTGGGTGAGCAGCATGGTGGGATCTTCGACGAGTGTACGCGCACCATCATTCGGCAAGTCGAGGAGCTGAAGAAGATGGTGAACGAGTTCTCCACCTTCGCACGCTTGCCGGCCGCTGATCTCAGCTCGCAGGATCTCAACGAGATCATCGAGGAAGCGCTGGTGTTGTTTCGCGAAGGCCATCGCGAAATCGACTTCGAGTGGATGCCCACGGCGGAATTGCCGACACTCGAGCTCGATCGTGCGGCGATCAAGCGCGCTATCGTGAACCTGCTCGACAACGCGGTCGCCGCCTGCGCAGCCGTCACCGGCGAGCGCGGCCGGATCGCGGTCAGTACGCAGTACGAACCACGCGTCGGCTTGGTGCGCTTGGAGGTCGCCGACACTGGCACCGGGATGAGCGACCTGACCAAGGGCCGCATCTTCGAGCCGTACTTTTCGACCAAGAAGGAAGGAACCGGGTTGGGCTTAGCGATTGTGTCGGCGATCGTCGCCGACCATCAGGCGTACATCCGCGTGCGTGACAACGCGCCGCGTGGTAGTCGCTTTGTGATCGAGTTCCCAACCCGGCGACGTATACCGCTGGCGCGGGTCGGCGCGCGTATCTAG